The following proteins are co-located in the Rippkaea orientalis PCC 8801 genome:
- a CDS encoding ABC transporter permease, with protein sequence MNKELIIEAGRTERQYWKDIWRYRELFYFLAWRDILVRYKQTAIGIAWALIRPFLTMVVFTIVFGKLAKLPSEGAPYPILVFAGMLPWQFFANALAECSNSLIDNANLIAKVYFPRLVVPISAVIVSFVDFLISGIILLALMAWYNFVPSWRILTLPIFIIIAFAAAMGGGLWLSALNVQFRDFRYIVPFIVQFGLYISPVGFSSSIVPLQWRWLYSLNPMVGVIDGFRWAIIGGESSIYWLGFILSLGLVIILLISGIWYFRRMEKTFADII encoded by the coding sequence ATGAATAAAGAACTTATTATTGAAGCGGGACGGACTGAACGACAATATTGGAAAGACATCTGGCGATATCGAGAATTATTTTATTTCTTAGCGTGGCGCGATATTTTAGTGCGCTATAAACAAACCGCCATTGGTATTGCTTGGGCGTTAATTCGACCTTTTTTAACGATGGTTGTTTTTACCATTGTTTTTGGTAAATTAGCAAAATTACCCTCGGAAGGTGCACCCTATCCTATCTTAGTTTTTGCCGGGATGTTACCTTGGCAATTTTTCGCTAATGCCTTAGCCGAATGCAGTAATAGTCTTATTGATAATGCTAATTTAATTGCTAAAGTTTATTTCCCCCGTTTGGTAGTTCCTATTAGTGCAGTAATTGTCAGTTTTGTTGACTTTCTGATCTCAGGAATAATTTTATTAGCCTTAATGGCCTGGTATAATTTTGTTCCCAGTTGGCGAATTTTAACCTTACCCATTTTTATCATTATTGCCTTTGCTGCTGCCATGGGTGGAGGTTTATGGTTATCTGCTTTAAACGTTCAATTTCGTGATTTTCGTTATATTGTTCCCTTTATTGTGCAATTTGGTCTTTATATTTCCCCGGTTGGGTTTAGTAGTAGTATTGTTCCGCTTCAATGGCGTTGGCTATATTCCCTAAACCCGATGGTAGGGGTTATTGATGGCTTTCGTTGGGCAATTATTGGTGGAGAATCAAGCATTTATTGGCTAGGGTTTATACTATCTTTAGGGTTAGTAATCATTTTGTTAATCAGTGGGATTTGGTATTTTCGTCGCATGGAAAAAACCTTTGCAGATATTATTTAA
- the hisD gene encoding histidinol dehydrogenase: MVRIIKLAQLTPAERAKLQRRAELDIDQVLPIAQQVITAIAQKGDAGVIEYARKFDYPGATATNIKVTEEEFTQARELVEPEVKRAVEQAFRNIKAVHQGQMPQPIHLAEIDSGIFAGEKITPIPRVGLYVPRGRGAFPSIMLMLTIPAMVAGVEKIVVCTPPDKEGRVEPVSLYVAEMAGVKEVYKLGGVQALAAIALGTETVPKVDKLIGPCSVYGAAAKRLLIGTVDVGLPAGPSEGIILADETTDPQLAALDLLIEAEHGSDSAALLVTHSETVAQKASQFALEYLEKLPQWRKQFCEDGLADYGGIILTSSLQESIDFVNDYAPEHLEVLVEDPLSLLGKINNAGEILLGKYTPSSAATYAIGVNAVLPTGGFARSYSAVSVFDFLKRSTVAYLTSQGFETVKQTAKTLATYEEFPAHGMAITERDKLL, encoded by the coding sequence ATGGTCAGAATTATTAAACTTGCCCAACTTACCCCCGCAGAACGCGCTAAATTGCAACGACGGGCAGAACTTGATATCGATCAGGTGTTACCTATCGCCCAACAAGTGATTACGGCGATCGCCCAAAAGGGTGATGCAGGGGTAATTGAATATGCGCGTAAATTTGATTATCCTGGGGCAACGGCTACTAATATTAAGGTAACAGAAGAAGAGTTTACTCAGGCAAGAGAATTAGTCGAACCAGAGGTTAAACGCGCGGTTGAACAGGCGTTCCGCAACATCAAAGCCGTTCACCAAGGGCAAATGCCCCAACCCATCCACCTAGCCGAAATCGATAGCGGCATTTTCGCCGGAGAAAAGATCACTCCTATCCCTAGGGTGGGGTTGTATGTTCCTAGAGGGCGTGGGGCTTTTCCTTCGATTATGTTAATGTTAACTATCCCGGCCATGGTAGCCGGGGTAGAAAAAATCGTCGTGTGTACGCCTCCTGATAAAGAAGGGAGGGTTGAACCCGTTTCTCTCTATGTGGCTGAAATGGCAGGGGTTAAGGAAGTCTATAAACTCGGTGGGGTTCAAGCTTTAGCGGCGATCGCCCTCGGAACGGAAACTGTCCCTAAAGTAGACAAACTTATTGGACCATGTAGTGTCTATGGGGCAGCCGCTAAACGCCTTTTGATCGGTACGGTGGATGTGGGACTCCCCGCCGGACCCAGTGAAGGCATTATCCTCGCCGATGAAACGACTGATCCCCAGTTAGCAGCGTTGGATTTATTGATTGAAGCTGAACACGGGTCAGACTCAGCAGCGTTATTAGTGACCCACAGCGAAACAGTTGCCCAAAAAGCCAGTCAGTTTGCCTTAGAATACCTTGAAAAACTTCCCCAATGGCGCAAGCAATTTTGTGAAGATGGATTGGCTGACTATGGGGGCATTATTTTAACGTCTAGTTTACAAGAATCTATTGATTTTGTTAATGACTATGCCCCCGAACATTTAGAAGTTTTAGTCGAAGATCCCCTCAGTTTACTCGGAAAAATTAACAATGCAGGGGAGATTTTATTAGGAAAATATACGCCATCTTCGGCAGCTACTTATGCGATCGGGGTTAATGCAGTATTACCGACGGGAGGCTTTGCACGGTCTTATTCGGCGGTATCAGTGTTTGATTTTCTCAAGCGATCAACCGTCGCTTATTTAACGTCTCAAGGCTTCGAGACTGTTAAACAAACAGCCAAAACTTTAGCCACTTATGAAGAATTTCCGGCTCATGGAATGGCCATTACAGAACGAGATAAGTTACTATAG
- the lepB gene encoding signal peptidase I, producing MTLDKNKATLPSSSSSQSQRWKGVWENLQIVIIAVVLALVIRTFIAEPRYIPSESMLPTLETGDRLVVEKVSYHFHSPQRGDIVVFEPPSQLQLLGYKREQAFIKRIIGTAGETVAVFDGKVYLNNQPLVENYILESPHYNLKPIQIPDGKLFVMGDNRNNSNDSHVWGFLPEKNVIGRAIFRFFPFDRIGKI from the coding sequence ATGACATTAGACAAAAACAAAGCGACTTTACCCTCTTCTTCTTCTTCTCAAAGTCAACGGTGGAAAGGTGTTTGGGAAAACCTACAAATTGTCATCATTGCCGTAGTATTAGCCTTAGTTATTCGGACTTTTATCGCAGAACCTCGCTATATCCCTTCTGAGTCTATGTTACCTACCTTAGAAACAGGCGATCGCTTAGTTGTTGAGAAAGTTTCCTACCATTTTCATTCCCCCCAAAGAGGTGATATTGTTGTTTTTGAACCCCCTAGTCAATTACAATTACTAGGATATAAACGGGAACAAGCTTTTATTAAAAGAATCATTGGAACAGCAGGAGAAACCGTTGCTGTTTTTGACGGAAAAGTGTATCTGAATAATCAACCTTTAGTCGAAAATTATATTTTAGAATCTCCTCACTATAATTTAAAACCAATCCAAATTCCTGACGGTAAATTATTTGTTATGGGTGACAACAGAAATAATAGTAATGACTCTCATGTCTGGGGGTTTTTGCCCGAAAAAAATGTCATCGGACGGGCTATTTTTAGATTTTTTCCCTTTGATCGAATTGGAAAAATATAA
- the gmk gene encoding guanylate kinase, translated as MSSGKLIVLTGPSGVGKGTLVRSLLARHQNLYLSISATTRSPRGGEIDGQDYYFVSVPQFEEMITQENLLEWANYAGNYYGTPRQKVEEKIDQGITVLLEIELVGARKIRETFPTAIRIFILPPSVEELERRLRGRGTEAEEAIARRLERAKEELAASSEFNYTVVNDELEKALEALEELIVNSFLHE; from the coding sequence ATGTCATCAGGCAAACTTATTGTATTGACTGGGCCTAGTGGCGTTGGGAAAGGGACGCTTGTTCGTTCCTTACTCGCACGCCATCAAAATCTGTATTTATCCATCTCCGCTACTACCCGTTCTCCTCGTGGGGGAGAAATTGACGGTCAAGATTACTATTTTGTCAGTGTCCCCCAATTTGAGGAGATGATCACTCAAGAGAACTTACTGGAATGGGCTAATTATGCGGGCAATTATTATGGCACTCCAAGGCAAAAAGTTGAGGAGAAAATTGACCAAGGTATTACGGTTTTATTAGAAATTGAATTAGTGGGGGCTCGGAAAATTCGAGAGACTTTTCCAACGGCCATCCGCATTTTTATTCTTCCTCCCTCGGTAGAGGAATTGGAACGTCGTTTGAGGGGTCGAGGGACAGAGGCTGAGGAGGCGATCGCCCGTCGTTTAGAACGCGCTAAAGAAGAATTAGCCGCAAGTTCAGAATTTAATTATACCGTTGTTAATGATGAGTTAGAAAAGGCGTTAGAAGCGTTAGAAGAGTTAATCGTTAATAGTTTTCTCCATGAATAA
- a CDS encoding aromatic ring-hydroxylating oxygenase subunit alpha — protein sequence MTAKNLTKDEMETVQEILQTDSRTVPPVMLQESSKVLGMADIPKEIFLSSEYHRLEVEKLWKKVWQFACREEVITKVGDYFVYEIADLSVIIVRSASDEIRAFYNACLHRGTQLCVDHGHTLALRCPFHGWTWKLDGTLAHIPCRWDFEQVEDEAFRLPEVKVDTWQGFVFINFDPDCEPLEDYLENIPDHFQQFALQKRYTTAHVLKIMPANWKVVLGAFLEAYHSITTHPQILKFTGDANSQYDIYGRHNRMITPFAVQSPHLGTPKDKSAPVQAFLAFGGADPTTVSFPDNITPRAVAAEIFRQNFQGLLAVDFSGVSDTEMLDAISYFIFPNFMSWPGVGSPLQFRFRPYGNDPDACIMEVLMLMPYAGEKPPSPAPIHWLSSDENWSDAPELGGLGSVLDQDISNLHLIQKGLKASAKPGITLGNYQESRIRHFHEVLAEYLAI from the coding sequence ATGACTGCTAAAAATCTTACTAAAGATGAGATGGAAACAGTACAAGAGATTCTGCAAACCGATAGCAGAACTGTACCCCCTGTCATGTTACAAGAATCGAGCAAAGTGTTAGGAATGGCTGATATTCCTAAAGAGATTTTTTTATCTTCTGAATATCATCGTCTAGAAGTTGAAAAGCTTTGGAAAAAAGTTTGGCAGTTTGCTTGTCGAGAAGAAGTTATCACCAAGGTAGGGGATTATTTTGTTTATGAAATTGCTGATCTTTCGGTGATTATTGTTCGCAGTGCCTCTGATGAAATTCGGGCTTTTTATAATGCTTGTTTACACCGTGGGACTCAACTATGTGTTGATCACGGACACACTTTAGCCTTACGTTGTCCCTTCCATGGTTGGACTTGGAAACTCGATGGAACCTTAGCCCATATTCCCTGTCGTTGGGACTTTGAACAAGTCGAAGATGAAGCCTTTCGCTTACCTGAAGTTAAGGTAGACACTTGGCAAGGGTTTGTTTTTATTAATTTTGATCCCGACTGCGAACCCCTAGAAGATTACTTAGAAAATATTCCCGATCATTTTCAGCAATTTGCCCTACAAAAGCGTTATACAACTGCTCATGTTCTGAAAATTATGCCCGCTAACTGGAAAGTGGTTTTAGGGGCATTTTTGGAGGCTTACCATAGCATTACCACCCATCCCCAAATTCTCAAATTTACGGGAGATGCTAATTCCCAATACGATATCTATGGCCGCCATAATCGCATGATTACCCCCTTTGCGGTACAAAGTCCTCATCTGGGTACACCCAAGGATAAATCTGCCCCTGTACAGGCGTTTTTAGCCTTTGGGGGGGCTGATCCAACGACAGTATCTTTCCCTGATAATATAACTCCGCGAGCCGTTGCTGCCGAGATTTTTCGACAAAATTTTCAGGGGTTATTGGCGGTCGATTTTTCGGGGGTGTCGGATACAGAAATGCTCGATGCTATTTCTTATTTTATTTTCCCCAATTTCATGAGTTGGCCGGGGGTAGGTTCTCCTCTTCAATTTCGCTTTCGTCCCTACGGCAATGATCCCGATGCTTGTATTATGGAAGTATTGATGTTAATGCCCTATGCTGGCGAAAAGCCTCCCTCTCCTGCGCCTATCCATTGGTTATCCTCAGACGAAAATTGGAGTGATGCACCTGAATTGGGGGGACTCGGTTCGGTTCTTGATCAAGATATCTCTAATCTACACCTGATTCAAAAAGGGTTAAAAGCATCGGCTAAACCGGGTATTACTTTGGGCAATTACCAAGAGTCCCGTATTCGTCATTTTCATGAGGTACTCGCAGAGTATCTTGCAATTTAA
- a CDS encoding glycosyltransferase — MNSPSDRCYGFVFLEIFSQEGGIQAYVKDVLRAYITLVERSSSPILTDIFLLRDAPDCQNPLDTGLIKFHYLKTLPPWRGRVKLALSLLVYLVKQRPQRMFCGHINLAPLVRFLCQPLGIPYTVLTYGKEVWEPLPQKQREALQQAEAIWTISRYSGDRLCQSNNVDPNKVKILPCVVDGNKFTPGEKPAKLVEKYGLGNARVLMTVARLWSGDRYKGVDVTIRALPKILQSCPNVKYLVIGRGDDLPRLEQLAQELGVAQQVIFAGFVPTEHLIDHYRVADAYIMPSQEGFGIVYLEAMACGIPVLSGDADGSADPLQDGTLGWRVPHRNPEAVAQGCLEILQSRDERTQADWLRQQTLTEFDQGILGQKLGQLLDF; from the coding sequence ATGAACTCACCCTCCGATCGCTGTTACGGGTTTGTTTTTTTAGAGATTTTCTCCCAAGAAGGGGGCATCCAAGCCTATGTTAAGGATGTTTTGCGGGCTTATATTACCTTAGTAGAACGATCGTCCTCTCCTATCCTTACCGACATTTTTCTGCTACGAGATGCCCCAGATTGTCAAAATCCCTTGGATACAGGCTTAATTAAGTTCCACTATCTGAAAACCCTACCCCCCTGGCGAGGAAGGGTCAAATTAGCCCTTTCTTTGCTGGTTTATTTAGTTAAACAGCGTCCCCAACGGATGTTTTGTGGTCATATCAATTTAGCCCCCTTAGTCCGCTTTCTCTGTCAACCCTTAGGTATTCCCTACACCGTGCTCACCTACGGGAAAGAAGTTTGGGAACCCCTACCCCAAAAACAACGGGAAGCCTTACAACAAGCGGAGGCAATTTGGACCATTAGCCGATATAGTGGCGATCGCCTATGTCAGTCCAACAACGTCGATCCCAACAAAGTTAAGATCCTTCCTTGTGTGGTAGATGGAAATAAATTTACTCCAGGGGAAAAACCCGCAAAATTAGTTGAAAAATACGGGTTAGGAAATGCTAGAGTATTAATGACAGTAGCCAGATTATGGTCAGGAGATCGATATAAGGGCGTAGATGTGACAATTCGGGCATTGCCTAAAATTTTACAATCTTGTCCTAACGTAAAGTATCTGGTGATTGGTCGCGGAGATGATCTTCCTCGGTTAGAACAACTAGCCCAGGAGTTGGGAGTCGCCCAACAGGTCATTTTTGCGGGCTTTGTTCCCACAGAACACCTAATAGACCATTATCGGGTGGCTGATGCCTATATTATGCCCTCCCAAGAAGGCTTTGGCATTGTTTATCTCGAAGCGATGGCTTGCGGTATTCCCGTATTGTCAGGAGACGCTGATGGATCGGCTGATCCCCTGCAAGACGGAACCCTAGGCTGGCGCGTCCCTCATCGAAATCCCGAAGCTGTTGCCCAAGGCTGCCTCGAAATCCTCCAAAGCAGGGATGAACGAACCCAAGCGGACTGGTTAAGACAACAGACTTTAACAGAGTTCGACCAAGGGATATTAGGGCAAAAGTTAGGACAATTGCTAGATTTTTAA
- a CDS encoding prepilin peptidase encodes MDVLIAVITLPFVFAFGASVGSFLNVVIYRLPAGLSLLYPPSRCPKCEHRLGTSENIPVLGWIWLGGRCRWCGTSISVRYPLVEAATGLVFCAIFWHFNFSLTTVGYWLLSSWLIALSLIDLDTMTLPGELTKSGFILGLGFQVIQGWQGGNIPHTLIMAIGGAVLGIWLFDLMNIGAIFLLGQQGMGDGDSYLAAMIGVWLGWKYLLITTVLSCGIGALVGGGALATGVLSHRRQPFPFGPFLALAAMIVVFWGDRIIDAYLSIFFPVM; translated from the coding sequence ATGGACGTATTAATTGCCGTCATTACCTTACCGTTTGTCTTTGCCTTTGGTGCTTCGGTAGGTAGCTTTCTCAATGTTGTGATCTATCGCTTACCCGCCGGACTGTCCCTATTATATCCTCCCTCCCGTTGTCCCAAATGTGAGCATCGTTTGGGAACTAGCGAAAATATTCCCGTTTTAGGCTGGATCTGGTTAGGGGGGCGGTGTCGCTGGTGTGGGACTTCGATTTCTGTGCGCTATCCTCTAGTAGAAGCAGCGACAGGACTGGTATTTTGTGCCATCTTTTGGCACTTTAATTTTAGTCTAACCACTGTTGGCTATTGGCTGTTAAGTAGTTGGTTAATTGCCCTGTCCTTAATTGACTTAGATACCATGACGTTACCTGGAGAATTAACCAAGTCAGGGTTTATCTTAGGGTTGGGCTTTCAAGTCATTCAGGGTTGGCAAGGGGGAAATATACCCCATACTCTCATTATGGCTATTGGTGGGGCAGTGTTAGGGATTTGGTTGTTTGATTTAATGAATATTGGGGCTATTTTTCTGCTAGGACAGCAGGGAATGGGAGATGGCGACTCCTATTTAGCGGCGATGATTGGTGTTTGGTTAGGGTGGAAATATTTATTAATCACCACTGTGTTAAGCTGTGGAATCGGGGCATTAGTGGGAGGAGGGGCTTTAGCCACAGGAGTTTTAAGTCACCGTCGTCAACCCTTTCCTTTTGGTCCTTTTTTAGCCTTAGCAGCCATGATCGTTGTCTTTTGGGGGGATAGGATCATAGACGCTTACTTAAGCATTTTCTTCCCTGTGATGTAA
- the remA gene encoding extracellular matrix/biofilm regulator RemA — translation MESIQLINIGFGNIVSANRVIAIVSPESAPIKRIITDARDRGQLVDATYGRRTRAVIITDSSHVVLSAIQPETVAHRFVVSKEAHANSN, via the coding sequence ATGGAAAGTATACAATTGATCAACATTGGATTTGGAAATATCGTCTCTGCCAATCGGGTCATTGCGATTGTTAGCCCTGAGTCTGCCCCGATTAAGCGGATTATTACCGATGCCCGCGATCGCGGTCAATTAGTCGATGCTACCTACGGTCGTCGGACTCGCGCGGTGATTATCACTGACTCAAGTCATGTGGTTCTATCAGCCATTCAACCCGAAACGGTTGCCCATCGGTTTGTTGTCAGCAAAGAGGCCCACGCTAACAGTAACTAA
- the accD gene encoding acetyl-CoA carboxylase, carboxyltransferase subunit beta produces MSLLDWFANREKTEPNTQQQKEREIADGLWTKCEACGVLTYTKDLQINQLVCVECGHHLRVDSDERIAQLIDGETWKPINEHLRPTDPLKFRDRKPYSDRIKDTQEKTGLTDAVKTGTGLIDGLPLALGVMDFRFMGGSMGSVVGEKLCRLIEYATQERLPVVIICASGGARMQEGMLSLMQMAKISGALELHREAKLLYIPVLTHPTTGGVTASFAMLGDIILAEPKATIGFAGRRVIEQTLREKLPEGFQTSEYLLKHGFVDAIVPRTQLKKTLAQLISLHQPFFPVLPPLHGETKHAESEILLQVDAKQIS; encoded by the coding sequence ATGTCTCTTTTAGATTGGTTTGCTAACCGAGAAAAAACAGAACCCAATACTCAGCAACAAAAAGAACGAGAAATTGCTGATGGACTGTGGACTAAGTGTGAAGCCTGTGGGGTTCTGACTTATACTAAAGATTTACAAATCAATCAACTGGTTTGTGTTGAATGTGGCCATCATTTACGGGTAGATAGTGATGAACGCATTGCCCAGTTAATTGATGGAGAGACTTGGAAACCCATCAATGAACATTTGCGACCGACTGATCCCCTTAAATTCCGCGATCGCAAACCCTATAGCGATCGCATCAAAGATACCCAAGAGAAAACAGGTCTTACCGATGCGGTGAAAACCGGAACGGGGTTAATTGATGGGTTGCCGCTTGCGTTGGGGGTGATGGACTTCCGCTTTATGGGGGGAAGTATGGGGTCTGTGGTGGGCGAAAAACTCTGCCGTTTGATTGAATACGCTACTCAAGAACGTCTCCCAGTGGTCATTATTTGCGCTTCTGGGGGGGCACGGATGCAGGAAGGAATGTTAAGTCTGATGCAGATGGCTAAGATTTCGGGTGCCCTAGAATTGCATCGGGAAGCCAAATTACTCTATATTCCCGTGTTAACCCATCCCACAACGGGAGGAGTAACGGCCAGTTTTGCCATGTTGGGGGATATTATTTTAGCCGAACCGAAAGCGACCATTGGGTTTGCCGGACGACGGGTTATTGAACAAACGTTGCGCGAAAAACTGCCTGAAGGGTTCCAGACTTCAGAATATCTGTTAAAACACGGTTTTGTCGATGCGATTGTTCCCCGTACCCAATTAAAGAAAACCTTAGCGCAATTAATTAGTTTACATCAGCCTTTTTTTCCCGTTCTCCCTCCGTTACATGGAGAAACGAAACACGCAGAATCAGAGATTTTGTTACAAGTTGATGCTAAACAAATTTCTTAG
- a CDS encoding aldo/keto reductase has translation MKYRRFGRTELQMPVFSCGGMRYQYKWQDVPLADIPDENQRNLEATIHRSLEVGINHIETARAYGTSEIQLGQILPKFPREKLIVQTKVVPKEGSAEFRQNFEQGLSSLNLDYVDLLGIHGINTPEILEACLRPGGYLEEAKKLQSQGKVRFIGFSTHGPTDIIIKTIETGEFDYVNLHWYYINQHNWPAIEAANRQDMGVFIISPSDKGGKLYDPPQKLVKLCQPLSPIVFNDLFCLSHPQVHTLSIGASSAQDFDEHLKTLSFLDNPQEILAEIIDNLEQEAINILGEEWVKTWGIGLPKPEETPGNINIPVILWLRNLALAYDMIDYGVMRYNLLGNGGHWFPGQNAEKVKEYDLKSCLVNSPHQDKIPDLLRQTHQLLGGKAVQRLSQA, from the coding sequence ATGAAATATCGACGGTTTGGACGTACAGAATTACAAATGCCTGTTTTTTCCTGTGGAGGAATGCGCTATCAATATAAATGGCAAGATGTCCCCCTAGCAGATATTCCTGATGAAAACCAACGTAATTTAGAAGCAACGATTCATCGTTCGTTAGAAGTGGGGATTAATCATATTGAAACCGCTAGAGCCTACGGTACATCAGAAATTCAATTAGGACAAATCCTACCGAAGTTTCCGAGAGAAAAATTAATTGTTCAGACTAAAGTCGTCCCCAAAGAAGGAAGCGCAGAATTTCGCCAAAACTTTGAGCAAGGACTCTCATCATTAAATTTAGACTATGTAGATTTATTAGGTATTCATGGCATTAATACCCCAGAAATTTTGGAGGCTTGTTTGCGTCCAGGGGGCTATTTAGAGGAAGCAAAAAAATTACAATCCCAAGGAAAAGTTAGATTTATTGGTTTCTCAACCCACGGACCGACTGATATTATTATTAAAACCATTGAAACTGGCGAATTTGATTATGTTAACCTCCATTGGTATTATATTAATCAACATAATTGGCCAGCCATAGAAGCAGCCAATAGACAGGATATGGGGGTTTTTATTATTAGTCCTTCTGATAAAGGAGGGAAACTTTATGATCCTCCCCAAAAATTAGTTAAACTTTGTCAACCCTTAAGTCCCATTGTCTTCAATGATTTATTTTGTCTTTCCCATCCCCAAGTGCATACCCTGAGTATTGGAGCCTCTTCTGCTCAAGATTTTGATGAGCATTTAAAGACCTTATCTTTTTTAGATAACCCTCAAGAAATTCTAGCAGAAATTATTGATAATTTAGAACAAGAAGCGATTAATATTTTAGGAGAAGAATGGGTTAAAACTTGGGGTATTGGTTTACCCAAACCAGAAGAAACCCCAGGAAATATTAATATTCCTGTTATTTTATGGCTGAGAAATTTAGCCTTAGCTTATGATATGATTGATTATGGAGTCATGCGCTATAACTTATTAGGAAATGGAGGACATTGGTTTCCGGGTCAGAATGCAGAAAAGGTCAAAGAATATGATTTAAAATCCTGTTTAGTGAACAGTCCCCATCAAGATAAAATTCCTGATTTATTAAGACAAACTCATCAGTTATTAGGTGGAAAAGCGGTACAAAGATTGTCTCAAGCTTAA
- the mazG gene encoding nucleoside triphosphate pyrophosphohydrolase, translating into MSFPSETANQTYQAILEALNHLIEVVAKLRSPDGGCPWDLAQTPETLIPYVIEEAYEVVHAIKSEDPQAIAEELGDLLLQVVLQAQIASDQGHFSLKEVAEGITEKLIRRHPHVFGDLEVTDAEEVRQNWEKIKAEEKGETPEMPQLLSRQLNRYHRTLPPLMASSKISVKAAAAGFEWENVTGVWDKFTEELEEFKQALETEDTTHQQAELGDLLFTIINIARWYGLDASAALQGTNERFIQRLSKMEGFADRPLTEYTLDQLETLWQQAKKQLNH; encoded by the coding sequence ATGTCTTTTCCCTCTGAAACAGCTAATCAAACTTACCAAGCGATTTTAGAAGCCTTAAATCACTTAATTGAGGTGGTAGCCAAACTGCGATCGCCTGATGGGGGGTGTCCTTGGGATCTCGCCCAAACCCCCGAAACCCTCATCCCCTACGTTATTGAAGAAGCTTATGAAGTGGTTCATGCCATCAAAAGTGAAGATCCTCAAGCTATTGCGGAGGAATTAGGGGATTTACTGCTACAGGTGGTACTACAAGCCCAAATTGCCAGCGATCAGGGACATTTTAGTCTAAAAGAAGTCGCCGAAGGTATCACAGAGAAACTCATCCGCCGTCATCCCCATGTCTTCGGCGATCTCGAAGTCACTGACGCTGAAGAAGTCCGTCAAAATTGGGAAAAAATTAAAGCTGAAGAGAAGGGAGAAACTCCAGAAATGCCACAATTATTGAGTCGTCAACTAAACCGTTATCATCGAACCTTACCCCCTTTGATGGCGAGTAGTAAAATTTCAGTAAAAGCCGCAGCAGCAGGGTTTGAATGGGAAAATGTTACAGGTGTTTGGGATAAATTCACAGAAGAATTAGAGGAATTTAAACAAGCTTTAGAAACCGAAGATACAACCCATCAACAAGCTGAATTAGGAGACTTACTTTTTACCATTATTAATATTGCCCGATGGTATGGGTTAGATGCTTCGGCAGCGTTACAGGGAACCAATGAAAGGTTTATTCAACGCTTGTCAAAAATGGAAGGGTTTGCCGATCGCCCTTTGACTGAGTATACCCTTGATCAACTGGAAACCCTTTGGCAACAAGCCAAAAAACAGTTAAATCATTAA